The sequence AGCACCGGCCTCCCCGAGCCCCGGGATCTCGCCCGATGCGCGGCGCCCCGCCGCACGTTCCAGCAGCTCGGCGGCGTGCTCTCTGCCTCGGTCACTGTCGGGCAGGCCGGCGAGCATCCGGGACAGCTCCTCGACCCTGGCCTCGCCCGACACCTGGCGGATCGTCGCGGCCGTACCCGAGCGGTCGACGACGTAATGGCTGTTGCCGAACGCCGCCACCTGTGGGAGGTGGGTGACGCACAACACCTGCCTGCCGATGGCGAGGGCGGCGAGCTTCTCCCCGAGGGCCAGCGCCGTTGCCCCTCCTACGCCGGCATCGATCTCGTCGAAGGCGATGGTCGGCGCATCTGCGACCCCCGCAGCCAGCCTGAGTGCCAGCACGAGGCGGCTCACCTCGCCGCCCGATGCGACGGCGGAGACGGGGCCGGGGCTGAGGGCGGCGTCCGATGCGAATCGCAGCTCGACGTGGTCTGCCCCTTCCGGCGACGGCTCCGCCTCCGTGATAGCGAAGCGCACCACCGGAGTGGCGAAGCCGAGGTCCCGCAGGTGGCGCTCGGCGGCCCGCTCGGTCTCGGCGGCGCACGCCCTCCGTGCCGCGGTGAGGGCGCCGGCTGCGTCCCGCACGCGGATGTCCGCCTTCACGAGATCGTCTGCGATGCTCTCGGCCTGGCCGAGCAGCTCGCGCAACTCGTCAGCGCGCTGTTCCGCCTGGGTCGCGTAGGCCAGGACTGCGTCGAGGCTGTCGCCGTACCTGCGCTTGAGGTCGCCGAGCAACGAGACCCGTCGCTCGACCTCGTCGAGCGACGCATCCCCCGTCTCGATCTCGTCGGCGGAGCGCGCCAGGTCGATCGACACGTCGCTCAGCTCCGCCACCAGGGCGTCGAGTCGCTCCGCCAGCGAGGCGAGCGCCGGATCGAGGCGAGCGGCCCTGAGCAGCGCGTCGGCCGCCGCCCCGAGCCCGTCGAGCACTCCGTCTTCGATCGCCTGACGGGCGACGCCGAGCTGCTCGACGATCCCGGTGGCGTTGCGGAGGCGGTCGGCGAGCGCCGCCAGCGCTTGGTCGTCACCGGGTGCGAACCCGGCCTCTCCGATCTCGACGACCTGGAACTCGAGCATCTCGAGCTCCCTCGTGAGCGCCCTGGCGTCGCCGCCGAGCAACTTCTGGCGCCGCCGCAACTCGGACGCTGCGATCCAGGCCGCCTCGTACTCGGCCCTGGCGAGCATGCCTTCCGGTGTGAGGCGGCCGTCGAGCAGCCTGCGCACCTGCCCGGCGCGGCGGAGCGTCAGGGCGTCGTGCTGGGCGACGAGCTCGACGGCGCCGCCGAGCGCGTCCTGCAACGCCTTCACAGCCACCATCGATCCGTCGAGGTACGCCTTGCTTCGCCCGGAGGCGGTCACACGGCGGGAGGCGATCACCTCGACGTCGCCGTCGACGAAGCGCCCGTCGACCTTCGCCTCCTCGCCGTGGGGCCCGACCTGGTCGCGGCGCGCCTGCTCGCCGATGAGGAGGCGGATCGCCCCGAGGAGGAGCGTCTTTCCCGTGCCCGTCTCGCCGGTGACGACGACGAGCCCGTCACCCGGCTCGATGTGCGCGTCGGCGATGAGGCCGAGGTTGGCGACGGAGAGCTCGTCAAGCATGGTCGATGCCGAACTGGCGGCGAACCGCCTGAGGGAACGGGTGGTCACCCGTCGTGAGGAAACGCATGGATCGGGCGGCCTTCGCCACGGTGACGTGCTCACCTTCGGCGAGGATGCAGGCCGATCGGCCGTCGAGATCGAGACCGACAGGCCGCTCCGAGGCGACCGTGAATCGGAGGCGCGCATCCGGCGACACGACGATCGAGCGCGACAACAGGCTGTGGGGAGCGACGGGGGTGAGGATCATCGCATCGAGGCTCGGGTCGACCACGGG is a genomic window of Acidimicrobiia bacterium containing:
- a CDS encoding AAA family ATPase codes for the protein MLDELSVANLGLIADAHIEPGDGLVVVTGETGTGKTLLLGAIRLLIGEQARRDQVGPHGEEAKVDGRFVDGDVEVIASRRVTASGRSKAYLDGSMVAVKALQDALGGAVELVAQHDALTLRRAGQVRRLLDGRLTPEGMLARAEYEAAWIAASELRRRQKLLGGDARALTRELEMLEFQVVEIGEAGFAPGDDQALAALADRLRNATGIVEQLGVARQAIEDGVLDGLGAAADALLRAARLDPALASLAERLDALVAELSDVSIDLARSADEIETGDASLDEVERRVSLLGDLKRRYGDSLDAVLAYATQAEQRADELRELLGQAESIADDLVKADIRVRDAAGALTAARRACAAETERAAERHLRDLGFATPVVRFAITEAEPSPEGADHVELRFASDAALSPGPVSAVASGGEVSRLVLALRLAAGVADAPTIAFDEIDAGVGGATALALGEKLAALAIGRQVLCVTHLPQVAAFGNSHYVVDRSGTAATIRQVSGEARVEELSRMLAGLPDSDRGREHAAELLERAAGRRASGEIPGLGEAGAIIPSSEVEKTR